A section of the Oryza sativa Japonica Group chromosome 1, ASM3414082v1 genome encodes:
- the LOC4327060 gene encoding cysteine-rich receptor-like protein kinase 44 isoform X3 — MAPEYAMQGIFSVKSDVFSFGVLLLEIVSGMRNAGSHRRGRSLNLLGHAWELWREGRWFDLVDPSTRDAYPEHRVLRCVHVGLMCVQENAVDRPTMSDVISMLTSESITLPDPRQPAFLSIVLPAEMDAHDGSFSQNAMTITDLEGR; from the exons ATGGCTCCTGAGTATGCCATGCAAGGCATTTTCTCGGTTAAGTCTGATGTGTTTAGCTTTGGGGTGTTGCTTTTGGAGATCGTCAGCGGAATGAGAAATGCAGGATCCCACCGACGTGGGCGCTCTCTTAACCTCCTTGGTCAT GCCTGGGAGTTATGGAGGGAAGGCAGATGGTTTGATCTCGTTGATCCATCAACACGTGATGCATATCCTGAGCATAGGGTACTGAGATGTGTTCATGTTGGCCTGATGTGCGTCCAAGAGAACGCTGTTGATCGTCCCACTATGAGCGATGTCATCTCAATGCTTACTAGCGAAAGCATCACCTTACCTGATCCTAGGCAGCCTGCTTTCCTCTCCATTGTGCTTCCAGCCGAAATGGATGCCCATGATGGATCCTTTTCTCAAAATGCAATGACAATTACTGATCTGGAGGGTAGATAA
- the LOC4327060 gene encoding G-type lectin S-receptor-like serine/threonine-protein kinase At4g27290 isoform X1 has translation MLMVPPWRMQVRRKRSFVIWNCGERNFHALFPTCPSDESRADWSFLGAMMWKRSSCREVITLLIMSLWLERCLGTDSISANETLPDGQTIVSMKNVFVLGFFSPGASSHRYVGIWYSNPVNRTIVWVANRNEPLLDASGVLMFDVNGNLVIAHGGRSLIVAYGQGTKDMKATILDSGNLALSSMANPSRYIWQSFDSPTDTWLPEMKIGLRTTNQTLISWSSIDDPAMGDYKLGMDPAGLSHPAGLSQFIVWWRGNNFWTSGHWSGDMFSLIPELKFFTTIPIFFKCNNSTNDITCTYSANPSDRMTKIVLNSTGSLSIMQFDSLEKSWILLWRQPSTCEVHNLCGAFGICNDNDAVPKCYCTKGFVPQDIIAYTNGYTREGCNRQTKLQCSSDEFFEIPNVRLPDNRKKLPVMGLSECKLACLMNCSCTAYAYLQLDGCSLWYGDLMNLQDGYDVHGAGTLCLRLAASEVESGRNSGSGHKMLWMACVIPPVVVLSFCSLSFVLWRRRSQNKGKENLHAHHSLMTLDTDSAVKLWESEEAGSQFVLFSFSQIANSTNNFSAQNKLGEGGFGPVYKGNLPDRQDIAVKRLATNSGQGLVEFKNEVLLIAKLQHVNLVRLLGCCIQGEEKILIYEYMPNKSLDFFLFEKSRSVVLDWRKRIHIIEGIAHGLLYLHKHSRLRIIHRDLKASNILLDIDMNPKISDFGLARIFGSKETQANTNRVVGTYGYMAPEYAMQGIFSVKSDVFSFGVLLLEIVSGMRNAGSHRRGRSLNLLGHAWELWREGRWFDLVDPSTRDAYPEHRVLRCVHVGLMCVQENAVDRPTMSDVISMLTSESITLPDPRQPAFLSIVLPAEMDAHDGSFSQNAMTITDLEGR, from the exons ATGTTGATGGTACCACCATGGAGAATGCAAGTAAGAAGAAAG AGaagttttgttatttggaactGCGGCGAAAGGAATTTCCACGCTTTATTTCCAACCTGTCCTTCGGATGAATCTAGAG CTGATTGGTCTTTTCTGGGAGCCATGATGTGGAAAAGGAGCTCTTGCAGGGAAGTTATTACTTTGCTGATTATGTCTTTGTGGTTAGAAAGATGTTTAGGAACAGACAGCATCTCTGCAAATGAAACACTTCCAGATGGGCAGACCATAGTGTCCATGAAAAATGTGTTTGTACTTGGTTTCTTTAGCCCTGGAGCTTCAAGTCATCGATATGTTGGTATATGGTACAGCAACCCAGTAAATAGAACAATCGTATGGGTTGCTAACAGGAACGAACCACTATTAGATGCTTCAGGAGTCCTTATGTTTGATGTTAATGGAAACCTGGTCATTGCGCATGGAGGCAGATCACTCATAGTGGCTTATGGACAAGGAACCAAAGACATGAAAGCCACAATCCTGGATTCTGGTAATCTTGCCCTGAGCAGCATGGCTAACCCATCAAGGTATATATGGCAGAGTTTTGATTCTCCTACTGATACATGGCTCCCTGAAATGAAGATTGGACTCAGGACAACAAACCAAACACTCATTTCATGGTCGAGCATTGATGACCCAGCAATGGGGGATTACAAACTTGGAATGGATCCTGCTGGGCTGTCACATCCTGCTGGGCTGTCACAATTCATTGTCTGGTGGAGAGGGAATAATTTTTGGACCAGTGGACACTGGAGTGGTGACATGTTTTCTCTCATCCCAGaactaaaattttttaccaCCATCCCAATTTTCTTCAAATGTAACAATTCTACCAATGACATCACTTGCACATACTCTGCTAACCCATCCGATAGGATGACAAAGATTGTTTTGAATTCAACTGGATCATTAAGCATCATGCAGTTTGATTCTCTTGAGAAATCATGGATTTTGTTATGGAGACAGCCAAGTACTTGTGAAGTTCATAACCTATGTGGAGCTTTTGGTATATGCAATGACAATGATGCAGTGCCTAAGTGTTATTGTACAAAAGGATTTGTTCCACAGGACATAATAGCATATACTAATGGGTATACCAGGGAGGGCTGCAACAGGCAGACCAAGCTGCAATGTAGCAGTGACGAGTTCTTTGAGATTCCTAATGTACGGCTTCCTGATAATAGAAAGAAGCTGCCTGTTATGGGTCTTAGTGAGTGCAAACTGGCATGTTTGATGAACTGCTCTTGTACAGCTTATGCTTATTTGCAGTTGGATGGATGCAGCTTGTGGTATGGTGATCTTATGAACTTGCAGGATGGTTATGATGTTCATGGTGCAGGAACTCTATGCCTTCGTCTGGCAGCGTCAGAAGTAGAATCTGGAAGAAACTCAG GCTCGGGTCACAAAATGCTTTGGATGGCGTGTGTGATTCCACCTGTTGTAGTTCTTTCCTTTTGCTCCCTTTCCTTTGTTCTTTGGAGAAGACGGAGTCAAAACAAAG GTAAAGAAAATTTACATGCTCACCACTCCTTGATGACTCTGGATACGGACAGTGCAGTCAAACTTTGGGAGAGTGAAGAAGCAGGTTCTCAGTTTGTGCTGTTTTCCTTCTCCCAAATAGCAAATTCCACCAACAACTTTTCAGCTCAAAACAAGCTTGGTGAGGGGGGGTTTGGTCCTGTGTACAAG GGAAACTTACCTGATAGGCAGGATATTGCTGTCAAGAGGCTTGCAACAAATTCGGGACAAGGGTTAGTTGAATTTAAGAATGAGGTCCTGCTGATAGCAAAACTTCAACACGTAAATTTGGTTAGGCTTTTAGGCTGCTGCATCCAAGGGGAAGAAAAGATACTTATCTACGAGTACATGCCAAATAAAAGCTTGGATTTCTTCCTCTTTG AAAAATCAAGAAGTGTGGTATTGGACTGGAGAAAGCGAATACATATAATTGAAGGAATTGCTCATGGTCTTCTTTATCTTCACAAACATTCTAGACTGAGAATTATTCATAGGGACTTGAAAGCAAGCAACATTCTGTTAGACATTGATATGAACCCTAAGATCTCTGATTTTGGCTTGGCGAGAATATTTGGCTCTAAAGAAACTCAAGCTAATACAAACAGGGTTGTTGGGACATA tggtTACATGGCTCCTGAGTATGCCATGCAAGGCATTTTCTCGGTTAAGTCTGATGTGTTTAGCTTTGGGGTGTTGCTTTTGGAGATCGTCAGCGGAATGAGAAATGCAGGATCCCACCGACGTGGGCGCTCTCTTAACCTCCTTGGTCAT GCCTGGGAGTTATGGAGGGAAGGCAGATGGTTTGATCTCGTTGATCCATCAACACGTGATGCATATCCTGAGCATAGGGTACTGAGATGTGTTCATGTTGGCCTGATGTGCGTCCAAGAGAACGCTGTTGATCGTCCCACTATGAGCGATGTCATCTCAATGCTTACTAGCGAAAGCATCACCTTACCTGATCCTAGGCAGCCTGCTTTCCTCTCCATTGTGCTTCCAGCCGAAATGGATGCCCATGATGGATCCTTTTCTCAAAATGCAATGACAATTACTGATCTGGAGGGTAGATAA
- the LOC4327060 gene encoding G-type lectin S-receptor-like serine/threonine-protein kinase B120 isoform X2, producing MLMVPPWRMQVRRKRSFVIWNCGERNFHALFPTCPSDESRADWSFLGAMMWKRSSCREVITLLIMSLWLERCLGTDSISANETLPDGQTIVSMKNVFVLGFFSPGASSHRYVGIWYSNPVNRTIVWVANRNEPLLDASGVLMFDVNGNLVIAHGGRSLIVAYGQGTKDMKATILDSGNLALSSMANPSRYIWQSFDSPTDTWLPEMKIGLRTTNQTLISWSSIDDPAMGDYKLGMDPAGLSHPAGLSQFIVWWRGNNFWTSGHWSGDMFSLIPELKFFTTIPIFFKCNNSTNDITCTYSANPSDRMTKIVLNSTGSLSIMQFDSLEKSWILLWRQPSTCEVHNLCGAFGICNDNDAVPKCYCTKGFVPQDIIAYTNGYTREGCNRQTKLQCSSDEFFEIPNVRLPDNRKKLPVMGLSECKLACLMNCSCTAYAYLQLDGCSLWYGDLMNLQDGYDVHGAGTLCLRLAASEVESGRNSGSGHKMLWMACVIPPVVVLSFCSLSFVLWRRRSQNKGKENLHAHHSLMTLDTDSAVKLWESEEAGSQFVLFSFSQIANSTNNFSAQNKLGEGGFGPVYKGNLPDRQDIAVKRLATNSGQGLVEFKNEVLLIAKLQHVNLVRLLGCCIQGEEKILIYEYMPNKSLDFFLFEKSRSVVLDWRKRIHIIEGIAHGLLYLHKHSRLRIIHRDLKASNILLDIDMNPKISDFGLARIFGSKETQANTNRVVGTYGYMAPEYAMQGIFSVKSDVFSFGVLLLEIVSGMRNAGSHRRLGVMEGRQMV from the exons ATGTTGATGGTACCACCATGGAGAATGCAAGTAAGAAGAAAG AGaagttttgttatttggaactGCGGCGAAAGGAATTTCCACGCTTTATTTCCAACCTGTCCTTCGGATGAATCTAGAG CTGATTGGTCTTTTCTGGGAGCCATGATGTGGAAAAGGAGCTCTTGCAGGGAAGTTATTACTTTGCTGATTATGTCTTTGTGGTTAGAAAGATGTTTAGGAACAGACAGCATCTCTGCAAATGAAACACTTCCAGATGGGCAGACCATAGTGTCCATGAAAAATGTGTTTGTACTTGGTTTCTTTAGCCCTGGAGCTTCAAGTCATCGATATGTTGGTATATGGTACAGCAACCCAGTAAATAGAACAATCGTATGGGTTGCTAACAGGAACGAACCACTATTAGATGCTTCAGGAGTCCTTATGTTTGATGTTAATGGAAACCTGGTCATTGCGCATGGAGGCAGATCACTCATAGTGGCTTATGGACAAGGAACCAAAGACATGAAAGCCACAATCCTGGATTCTGGTAATCTTGCCCTGAGCAGCATGGCTAACCCATCAAGGTATATATGGCAGAGTTTTGATTCTCCTACTGATACATGGCTCCCTGAAATGAAGATTGGACTCAGGACAACAAACCAAACACTCATTTCATGGTCGAGCATTGATGACCCAGCAATGGGGGATTACAAACTTGGAATGGATCCTGCTGGGCTGTCACATCCTGCTGGGCTGTCACAATTCATTGTCTGGTGGAGAGGGAATAATTTTTGGACCAGTGGACACTGGAGTGGTGACATGTTTTCTCTCATCCCAGaactaaaattttttaccaCCATCCCAATTTTCTTCAAATGTAACAATTCTACCAATGACATCACTTGCACATACTCTGCTAACCCATCCGATAGGATGACAAAGATTGTTTTGAATTCAACTGGATCATTAAGCATCATGCAGTTTGATTCTCTTGAGAAATCATGGATTTTGTTATGGAGACAGCCAAGTACTTGTGAAGTTCATAACCTATGTGGAGCTTTTGGTATATGCAATGACAATGATGCAGTGCCTAAGTGTTATTGTACAAAAGGATTTGTTCCACAGGACATAATAGCATATACTAATGGGTATACCAGGGAGGGCTGCAACAGGCAGACCAAGCTGCAATGTAGCAGTGACGAGTTCTTTGAGATTCCTAATGTACGGCTTCCTGATAATAGAAAGAAGCTGCCTGTTATGGGTCTTAGTGAGTGCAAACTGGCATGTTTGATGAACTGCTCTTGTACAGCTTATGCTTATTTGCAGTTGGATGGATGCAGCTTGTGGTATGGTGATCTTATGAACTTGCAGGATGGTTATGATGTTCATGGTGCAGGAACTCTATGCCTTCGTCTGGCAGCGTCAGAAGTAGAATCTGGAAGAAACTCAG GCTCGGGTCACAAAATGCTTTGGATGGCGTGTGTGATTCCACCTGTTGTAGTTCTTTCCTTTTGCTCCCTTTCCTTTGTTCTTTGGAGAAGACGGAGTCAAAACAAAG GTAAAGAAAATTTACATGCTCACCACTCCTTGATGACTCTGGATACGGACAGTGCAGTCAAACTTTGGGAGAGTGAAGAAGCAGGTTCTCAGTTTGTGCTGTTTTCCTTCTCCCAAATAGCAAATTCCACCAACAACTTTTCAGCTCAAAACAAGCTTGGTGAGGGGGGGTTTGGTCCTGTGTACAAG GGAAACTTACCTGATAGGCAGGATATTGCTGTCAAGAGGCTTGCAACAAATTCGGGACAAGGGTTAGTTGAATTTAAGAATGAGGTCCTGCTGATAGCAAAACTTCAACACGTAAATTTGGTTAGGCTTTTAGGCTGCTGCATCCAAGGGGAAGAAAAGATACTTATCTACGAGTACATGCCAAATAAAAGCTTGGATTTCTTCCTCTTTG AAAAATCAAGAAGTGTGGTATTGGACTGGAGAAAGCGAATACATATAATTGAAGGAATTGCTCATGGTCTTCTTTATCTTCACAAACATTCTAGACTGAGAATTATTCATAGGGACTTGAAAGCAAGCAACATTCTGTTAGACATTGATATGAACCCTAAGATCTCTGATTTTGGCTTGGCGAGAATATTTGGCTCTAAAGAAACTCAAGCTAATACAAACAGGGTTGTTGGGACATA tggtTACATGGCTCCTGAGTATGCCATGCAAGGCATTTTCTCGGTTAAGTCTGATGTGTTTAGCTTTGGGGTGTTGCTTTTGGAGATCGTCAGCGGAATGAGAAATGCAGGATCCCACCGAC GCCTGGGAGTTATGGAGGGAAGGCAGATGGTTTGA